A window of the Gasterosteus aculeatus chromosome 21, fGasAcu3.hap1.1, whole genome shotgun sequence genome harbors these coding sequences:
- the phex gene encoding phosphate-regulating neutral endopeptidase PHEX translates to MELERLGGGGVKPERGNSRLYRIALAVCVCLCAALLLALILVSQKSRQEEFCVTAECIEAAGSVMSKMDRSVDPCEDFYGFSCGGWLKENPIPEDSSSYGIYPWLRQNVDLRLKELLEAPSGPDELEAVTKAKTLYRSCMNETALEEADSQPMLGTLRQPAFRWPVVGDGLGGDYRWLAADWSLLKTLTAMRNQHAKSVLVRLYVSPDDKKSFQYIIKLDQVSLSLPSREDYITDTASARAYRAALLSLMVDTAVMLGAPEKAALTQMTEALDFETRLAHILIPSEDRNGDSMYNKMSLSDLQSSIPQFDWLGFVKAVVESEADPARSVSSSEFVIVRAPQYFKELFELINSTDSRTVANYVQWRSVLSRITTLSRRFLFRYLDFARVTTGTTSLSPRWDKCVNYVENTLVYATGRLFVDTHFEEDKKHMMEELIEGVRWAFIDMLQKENDWMDGPTKKKAVEKAHAVLAKVGYPEFILNDTYLNEDLKQLSFSGKDYYGNVMQTLRFLGQSDITWLRKSVPRTEWFTNPTTVNAFYSSSTNQIRFPAGELQKPFFWGREYPRSLSYGAIGVIVGHEFTHGFDNNGRRYDKNGNLGQWWSNSSIAAFTEKTQCMTDQYNGYHWQEAGLNVRGKRTLGENVADNGGIREAFRAYRRWVAESRGGVEEPRLPGVGLNNNQLFFMSYAHVRCNSYRPEAARDQVQSGAHSPAKYRVIGAMSNYEEFRKVFSCPESSVMNRGADSCRVW, encoded by the exons ATGGAACTGGAGCGTTTAGGTGGTGGTGGGGTAAAACCCGAGAGGGGCAACAGTCGTCTCTACAGGATCGCcctggccgtgtgtgtgtgtctctgcgccgCTCTGCTGCTCGCACTCATACTGg tCTCTCAGAAATCCCGCCAGGAGGAGTTCTGTGTGACGGCAGAATGCATCGAAGCAG CGGGGTCCGTCATGAGTAAAATGGATCGCTCCGTTGACCCCTGCGAGGACTTCTACGGGTTCTCCTGCGGCGGTTGGCTGAAGGAGAACCCGATCCCCGAAGACTCGTCTTCGTACGGGATCTACCCGTGGCTGCGACAGAACGTCGACCTGCGACTCAAAG AGCTACTAGAAGCTCCTTCAGGTCCGGATGAACTGGAGGCCGTGACCAAAGCTAAAACCCTCTACCGGTCCTGCATGAACGAGA CCGCCCTGGAGGAGGCTGACAGCCAGCCCATGCTGGGGACGCTGCGGCAGCCTGCGTTCCGGTGGCCCGTTGTGGGCGACGGGCTGGGCGGGGACTACCGGTGGCTGGCGGCGGATTGGAGCCTCCTGAAGACGCTGACGGCGATGAGGAACCAGCACGCCAAGAGCGTCCTGGTGCGCCTGTACGTCAGCCCCGATGACAAGAAGTCCTTCCAATACATCATCAAG CTCGATCAGGTGTCCTTGTCTCTGCCCTCCAGGGAAGACTACATCACCGACACCGCCTCCGCCCGGGCG TATCGTGCGGCCCTGCTGAGCCTGATGGTGGACACGGCCGTGATGCTGGGCGCTCCGGAGAAAGCGGCGCTGACCCAGATGACGGAGGCTCTCGACTTTGAGACCCGACTGGCTCAC ATCCTGATTCCCTCCGAAGACCGCAACGGTGACAGCATGTACAACAAAATGTCCCTTTCCGATCTGCAGAGCTCCATTCCGCAG TTCGACTGGCTGGGCTTCGTTAAAGCCGTGGTGGAGTCCGAGGCCGACCCGGCtcgctccgtctcctcctcggaGTTCGTCATTGTCCGAGCGCCGCAGTACTTCAAGGAACTTTTCGAGCTCATCAACAGCACAGATAGCAG aacTGTGGCAAACTACGTCCAGTGGAGGTCAGTTTTATCCAGGATCACCACTCTGAGCCGTCGTTTCCTTTTCAGATACCTGGACTTTGCTCGG GTAACCACGGGTACCACCTCGCTGAGCCCGCGCTGGGACAAGTGCGTGAACTACGTGGAGAACACGCTTGTCTACGCCACCGGGCGCCTCTTTGTGGACACACACTTCGAGGAGGACAAGAAACACATG atggaggagctgatcGAGGGCGTTCGCTGGGCCTTCATCGACATGCTGCAGAAGGAGAACGACTGGATGGACGGACCAACGAAGAAGAAAGCTGTGGAGAAG GCTCACGCCGTCCTGGCTAAGGTCGGCTACCCCGAGTTCATTCTGAACGACACCTACCTCAACGAGGATTTAAAGCAG cTCTCCTTCAGTGGGAAGGACTACTACGGGAACGTGATGCAGACGTTGAGGTTCCTCGGCCAGTCGGACATCACGTGGCTCCGAAAGAGCGTCCCGCGCACAGA gtggTTCACAAACCCAACGACTGTGAACGCCTTCTACAGCTCCTCCACCAATCAAATCA GGTTTCCCGCTGGAGAGCTTCAAAAACCCTTCTTCTGGGGAAGAGAGTATCCGAG GTCATTGAGTTACGGTGCCATCGGCGTGATAGTGGGTCACGAGTTCACACACGGCTTCGACAACAACG GTCGCAGGTACGACAAAAACGGCAACCTGGGCCAGTGGTGGAGCAACTCGTCCATAGCGGCCTTCACCGAGAAGACCCAGTGCATGACGGACCAGTACAACGGCTACCACTGGCAGGAAGCGGGCCTGAAC GTTCGGGGGAAGAGGACTCTGGGAGAGAACGTAGCAGACAACGGAGGAATAAGAGAGGCTTTTAGG gcgtACCGGCGGTGGGTAGCGGAGAGCAGAGGCGGCGTGGAGGAGCCTCGGCTGCCTGGAGTCGGACTGAACAACAACCAGCTGTTCTTCATGAGCTACGCACAT GTGAGATGTAACTCTTACCGCCCGGAAGCAGCCAGGGACCAGGTGCAGAGTGGAGCTCACAGTCCGGCGAAATAcag GGTCATCGGAGCGATGAGCAACTACGAAGAGTTCCGGAAAGTGTTCAGCTGTCCCGAGTCATCAGTTATGAACCGGGGCGCAGATTCCTGCCGGGtgtggtga
- the ptchd1 gene encoding patched domain-containing protein 1 yields the protein MLASAPGLSGRWERLEPRPRARMLRQVLHAGLRTSFHALGRFVASHPVFFASAPVLLSILLGASFSRYRVEEDVGSLLAPKHSLAKIEGNLVDSLFPVNRSKHALYSDLQTPGRYGRVIVTSRKGSVLDPVHLDTVLKLHKRIYQMQVTVPATGVNSFNYSFSYLCLPDDKNVCIIDDIIRAMEEIQSARTSNSSVPPLRYPITELADGRQAYIGHQLGGVQGWAPNGAVRGQGTGARGEGVRSARALQLTYYLQARGGLMDRVASQWEKAFCAELQHFAALHPKLGLYPSTSSSLRTDFQFSSVLAHQPLLASLGACGVLVVLCCSMRDCVRSKPWLGLLALLSITLSGLTAAGILNLTGATYNSTYLGIPFVMLGHGLFGSFEMLSSWRRTREDQHVKERVASVFEDVMLRLSGSTMLHLMTLGLAASPLTNMEAVRLFCRTAALAVTISYVYMLSFYSSCLVFTGYLETGYRHGCFCRRVPKPDRLDSKPAWYRCLMYTRYQDEAPAANPPPHGVDPGHAHAANSSLTNTHAHAANNTAAGGLVANSTHGHPHPHPLTHPTANMDPNPQDSHLLLGCVRRCYGDWITNTYVKPFVVLLYLVYISFGLMGFLQVTQGSDPSALVAMDTATVLYTRAQQRYFSSYSPVIGFYIYESAPYWNASVQRDLLEYAKGFQRISWLEAYLNYLTDRNQSTSQPRENFTNTLRHGFLREPQYAHFADDIIFAERGGGGEEPDVAASRIFLVAKTTENKREEMSVLLDTLRRLSLTSRVRFLIFNPSFVYLDRYAAAVSSPLRHSLLAVLFLLGLSSLAVVEPLVSVWLGLTVLSVQFGVLGFMTLWGVELDCMSVMCLISALGHSADCSGPLLCGFSSGRGDSRTRWVRVALERHGVPSLQTLICYGAALVPVGTVRSNLTHTLFRCLALTAGCSALHTLAFLPTLLTFLPPSKSRGERPDGEAQRQEVECVEMNDSTRVVDQITTV from the exons ATGCTCGCCAGTGCTCCGGGGCTTTCCGGTCGGTGGGAGAGGCTCGAGCCGCGGCCGCGCGCTAGGATGCTGCGCCAGGTGTTGCACGCAGGCCTGAGGACCTCGTTCCACGCGCTCGGCCGGTTCGTGGCGAGCCACCCGGTGTTCTTCGCGTCGGCGCCcgtgctcctctccatcctgctGGGGGCCAGCTTCAGCCGGTACCGCGTGGAGGAGGACGTGGGGAGCCTGCTCGCCCCGAAGCACAGCCTGGCCAAGATAGAGGGCAACCTGGTGGACAGCCTGTTCCCCGTGAACCGCTCCAAGCACGCGCTCTACTCCGACCTGCAGACGCCGGGCCGCTACGGGCGCGTGATCGTCACCAGCCGAAAGGGGAGCGTGCTGGACCCGGTCCACCTGGACACCGTTCTGAAG CTCCACAAGCGGATCTACCAGATGCAGGTGACGGTCCCGGCCACCGGTGTCAACAGCTTCAACTACTCCTTCTCCTACCTCTGTCTCCCCGACGACAAGAACGTCTGCATCATCGACGACATCATCCGCGCCATGGAGGAGATCCAGTCGGCGCGCACCTCCAACAGCTCCGTCCCGCCCCTGCGCTACCCGATCACGGAGCTGGCGGACGGACGGCAGGCGTACATCGGCCACCAGCTGGGCGGCGTGCAGGGCTGGGCTCCCAACGGGGCGGTGCGAGGTCAGGGCACGGGAGCCCGGGGCGAAGGTGTGCGATCCGCCCGGGCGTTGCAGCTCACCTACTACCTCCAAGCCCGCGGCGGCCTGATGGACCGGGTGGCCAGCCAGTGGGAGAAGGCCTTCTGTGCCGAGTTACAACACTTTGCAGCCTTGCACCCCAAGCTGGGGCTGTACCCTTCGACTTCCTCTTCTCTGAGGACCGACTTCCAGTTCTCCTCGGTGCTGGCGCACCAGCCCCTGTTGGCCAGCTTGGGGGCGTGCGGCGTGCTGGTCGTCTTGTGCTGCTCCATGAGGGACTGTGTGAGGTCTAAACCCTGGTTGGGACTGCTGGCTTTGCTGTCGATCACGCTGTCCGGCCTCACTGCTGCCGGGATACTCAACCTGACCGGCGCCACCTACAACTCCACGTACCTGGGCATCCCTTTCGTCATGCTCG GTCACGGACTCTTCGGCTCCTTCGAGATGCTGTCGTCATGGAGACGAACCCGGGAGGACCAGCATGTGAAGGAGCGCGTGGCGAGCGTCTTCGAGGACGTCATGCTGCGGCTCTCCGGCTCCACCATGCTCCACCTGATGACCCTTGGCCTGGCCGCCTCGCCGCTCACCAACATGGAGGCCGTCCGCCTCTTCTGCCGCACCGCCGCCTTGGCCGTCACCATCAGCTACGTTTACATGTTGTCCTTCTACAGCTCCTGTCTGGTGTTCACCGGATACCTGGAGACCGGGTACAGACACGGCTGCTTCTGCCGGCGGGTCCCCAAACCGGACCGGCTGGACTCCAAACCGGCCTGGTACAGGTGTCTCATGTACACTCGCTACCAGGACGAGGCGCCCGCGGCCAACCCGCCGCCGCACGGGGTCGATCCCGGTCACGCCCACGCGGCAAACTCCAGCCTCACgaacacgcacgcgcacgcggcGAACAACACGGCGGCGGGTGGACTCGTCGCCAACTCCACACACGGCCATCCACACCCGCACCCGCTCACGCATCCCACAGCGAACATGGACCCTAATCCTCAGGACTCTCACCTTCTGCTGGGGTGCGTGAGGCGTTGCTATGGCGACTGGATCACCAACACCTATGTCAAACCCTTTGTGGTTCTGCTGTATCTGGTTTACATCTCCTTTGGATTGATGGGCTTCCTGCAG GTGACCCAGGGTTCAGACCCCAGTGCACTGGTTGCCATGGACACCGCCACAGTATTGTACACCCGGGCCCAGCAGCGCTACTTCAGCTCGTACTCCCCCGTCATTGGATTTTACATCTACGAAAGCGCCCCCTACTGGAACGCCTCGGTGCAGCGGGACCTGCTGGAGTACGCCAAAGGCTTCCAGCGAATCAGCTGGCTGGAAGCCTACCTGAACTACCTGACGGATCGCAACCAGTCCACCAGCCAGCCGCGGGAAAACTTCACCAACACGCTGCGCCACGGCTTCCTCCGCGAGCCGCAGTACGCCCACTTCGCCGACGACATCATATTCGCGGagcgcggcggggggggggaggagcccgACGTGGCGGCGTCCCGGATCTTCCTGGTGGCCAAGACGACGGAGAACAAGCGCGAGGAGATGTCGGTGCTGCTGGACACGCTGCGCCGCCTGTCGCTGACCTCCCGCGTCCGCTTCCTGATCTTCAACCCCTCCTTCGTCTACCTGGACCGCTACGCGGCGGCGGTCAGCTCCCCCCTCAGACACTCACTGCTGGCGGTGCTCTTCCTGCTGGGCCTGTCCTCGCTGGCCGTggtggagccgctggtctcCGTGTGGCTGGGCCTCACGGTGCTCTCCGTCCAGTTCGGGGTGCTGGGCTTCATGACCCTGTGGGGCGTGGAGCTGGACTGCATGTCGGTGATGTGTCTGATCTCGGCCCTGGGACACTCGGCGGACTGCAGCGGCCCCCTCCTCTGCGGCTTCTCCTCGGGTCGGGGCGACAGCCGGACTCGCTGGGTGAGGGTGGCGCTGGAGAGGCACGGGGTGCCCTCCCTGCAGACGCTCATCTGCTACGGCGCCGCCCTGGTGCCCGTCGGCACCGTGCGCtccaacctcacacacacactgttccgCTGCCTCGCCCTCACGGCCGGCTGCTCGGCCCTGCACACGCTGGCGTTCCTGCCCACCCTCCTCACCTTCCTGCCCCCCTCCAAGAGCCGGGGGGAGCGGCCCGACGGAGAGGCGCAGAGACAGGAGGTGGAGTGCGTGGAAATGAACGACAGCACGCGGGTGGTGGACCAGATCACCACTGTCTga